The Coprobacillus cateniformis DNA window ATCATAATCCACATTTAAGGGTTCATCTAAAGATATTTCTTGCCTTAATTTGTTATTTTTTCTTAAAAACATTAATATTTCATTTTCTATACAACGTGAAGCATAGGTTGCCAATTTAATGTTCTTATCCATTTTAAAAGTATTGACAGCTTTTACTAATCCAATCGTTCCAATACTAATTAAATCTTCAATACTTCCATTTTGAACAGAATCGTACTTTTTAGCAACATAAACAACAAGACGCAAATTATGCTCAATTAACAAGTCTCTAGCCTGAGCATCTCCCTGTTGCAGTTTTACCAAAGCATCTGCTTCCTCTTTACCTTTCAAAGGTGCTTTTAAAACATCATGTCTACCAATATAAAATAGAACTTTCTTTTTGAATAGCCAACGCTTAATCCATTGTAAAATCATAACAAGCCTCCTAATAACTGAGAATTTAAAATACAATCATACTCGTTAGATGACATCACTCCTACGTAAACATGATGTAGAACTTGATGATTAATCTCTATCTCTTTCATAACAATAATATCTACTGTTTCTACCTGATTTGCTGTCTCAATCACAATGCTGTCAATCTTTTCATAAGCCTCCAACAAAGAATGACTAATAAAAATAACAGGATATCCCTTATAAAAAACTTTGTTTCCATTATCTACAAATCCTAAACATTCTTTTCCTAAAAAAGAAACATTGACCATTTCATCTTTTTGAAGTTTATGTTGGCAAAATGCAATATAAAAATAA harbors:
- the sigK gene encoding RNA polymerase sporulation sigma factor SigK, with the protein product MILQWIKRWLFKKKVLFYIGRHDVLKAPLKGKEEADALVKLQQGDAQARDLLIEHNLRLVVYVAKKYDSVQNGSIEDLISIGTIGLVKAVNTFKMDKNIKLATYASRCIENEILMFLRKNNKLRQEISLDEPLNVDYDGNELLLSDIIGTDKDIVQDEIEHNDQKEKFYRALHHLNEREQEILMMRYGLVGHDELTQKDVAEVLGISQSYISRLEKKIIKKLRNKLNDDE